One Armatimonadota bacterium DNA segment encodes these proteins:
- a CDS encoding beta-L-arabinofuranosidase domain-containing protein encodes MPKNIAVLEVTDARSWTFTCRGGYEGRADRRALFVMTHPWSAAGDGDFGVIEREATIPGDWQPPYRVRFYCADDYVNDDWRPKADDWLGGEGFAGHRFKQVLVDGQVVWESDVADAEGPHVPTRFEVDVTPYCRPGTPFRLVLRVLDKVGTATKLPQDFHHIGSTETQAEKAGDPARFMTHVYWGDVVLLRGRVSPEALARFERRPSEEVVERVHAERWPLRPFGTAQRGPAKLTLEMADTIPHAGFPVTCGVPLPAGRVTELDQIALRDPGGALVPVQAAALNRWGDRSLRWVLLDFIAPGGIPPKPWSVRFATRPLSAPAPPQPARVRRSAGRVLIDTGPITITMGGERGQLTDSVVFTESRRRAGGPLTGEVVARRGGRDVLYVPEVAKLEVRTRGPVRATVEATGRLVGRDNADDSVGRFVFRLNAYAGQPFVRVFFRIFNDTDKTLRIKRFGLTLETRGGGAVWSGDCEALEPGGEVAITQAGGDRFAVTQGAQAVGGGEHSQGWAAAAGDQAVVVVAVRGFWQLFPKSLRVAGGGVSADLFAGGGAGGYYEPVPGEAKRHEVLLAFLPPDAARADAEEIVNAFMRPPRLFSAEWFCSSGGLGYAAPHSAAQFTELHEHQQRTYGGVGPTVLNGTLGMRDFPDAHYQGKPDAWRNNYYDIMQGTLSEYLMGGDPRWFDRGEDQCLHCMDVDTCHGRPDHPEWLGVLYAPGGKHTTSWWSAMLRAEGMDTYYRLTGDPDALEAFLGVADFIVREKAGVGSVSVRDHAGSLIALVRAYDETGDAKYLAAARRLAHDALSRIDARRGCYSEVHGNYNYRGNVPWMCAQLMEPLYLYYRQSGDLDAAKAVVGLAESIMEDNTSPEGPGDYCGYSHNPHFSKRSNYNVLIAPAVGYAWELTGDDAFAQSMRDAYRRTIADKSVNPIANCYWNAPTLLYYLGQTGDRHLFRVGGVLGGR; translated from the coding sequence ATGCCGAAGAACATTGCGGTCTTGGAGGTCACGGACGCGCGCTCGTGGACCTTCACCTGCCGGGGCGGTTACGAGGGGCGGGCGGACCGCCGCGCGCTCTTCGTCATGACCCACCCCTGGTCGGCGGCAGGCGACGGGGATTTCGGGGTGATCGAGCGTGAGGCGACGATCCCCGGGGACTGGCAGCCGCCGTATCGCGTGCGCTTCTACTGTGCCGATGACTACGTCAACGATGACTGGCGCCCGAAGGCGGATGACTGGCTCGGCGGGGAGGGGTTTGCCGGACACCGGTTCAAGCAGGTACTGGTGGACGGGCAGGTGGTGTGGGAAAGCGATGTCGCCGATGCGGAGGGGCCGCATGTGCCGACGCGTTTCGAGGTGGATGTGACCCCTTACTGCCGGCCGGGCACACCGTTCCGCCTGGTGCTGCGCGTACTGGACAAGGTGGGAACCGCCACCAAGTTGCCGCAGGACTTCCACCACATTGGTTCCACGGAGACGCAGGCCGAGAAGGCCGGCGACCCCGCGCGATTCATGACCCACGTCTATTGGGGCGACGTCGTACTGCTGCGGGGGCGGGTGAGTCCCGAGGCGCTGGCCCGCTTCGAGCGGCGGCCGTCGGAGGAGGTGGTCGAGCGGGTGCATGCGGAGCGCTGGCCGCTGCGGCCTTTCGGCACGGCGCAGCGCGGGCCGGCGAAGTTGACGCTCGAGATGGCGGACACGATTCCACACGCGGGGTTTCCCGTGACGTGCGGCGTGCCGCTGCCGGCGGGACGGGTGACGGAGTTGGATCAGATTGCGCTGCGCGATCCGGGGGGCGCATTGGTGCCGGTGCAGGCCGCGGCGTTGAACCGCTGGGGCGACCGGAGCCTGCGATGGGTGCTGCTCGATTTCATCGCGCCGGGGGGCATCCCGCCAAAGCCGTGGAGTGTGCGCTTCGCGACAAGACCGCTATCGGCGCCGGCGCCGCCGCAGCCGGCGCGCGTGCGGCGCTCGGCCGGCCGCGTGCTCATAGATACGGGGCCGATCACCATCACGATGGGCGGCGAGCGCGGCCAGCTAACTGACAGCGTTGTGTTCACGGAATCGCGCCGACGAGCGGGCGGACCTTTGACAGGCGAGGTCGTGGCGCGACGCGGTGGGCGCGATGTGCTTTACGTTCCCGAGGTGGCGAAACTTGAGGTCAGAACGCGAGGGCCGGTTCGCGCGACGGTTGAGGCGACCGGGCGACTCGTCGGGCGCGATAACGCTGACGATTCCGTTGGGCGATTCGTGTTCCGTTTGAACGCGTATGCGGGGCAACCGTTCGTGCGCGTGTTCTTCCGCATCTTCAACGACACGGATAAGACGCTGCGGATCAAGCGATTCGGGCTGACCCTGGAGACGCGCGGCGGGGGCGCGGTATGGAGCGGTGACTGCGAGGCGCTGGAGCCGGGGGGAGAGGTCGCCATTACGCAGGCGGGGGGCGATCGTTTCGCGGTGACGCAAGGCGCGCAAGCAGTCGGCGGCGGCGAGCATTCGCAGGGCTGGGCGGCGGCGGCAGGCGACCAAGCGGTGGTCGTCGTCGCGGTGCGCGGGTTCTGGCAGCTTTTCCCGAAGTCGCTGCGCGTCGCAGGTGGAGGCGTAAGCGCGGACCTGTTCGCGGGAGGCGGAGCGGGCGGCTACTACGAGCCGGTGCCCGGCGAGGCGAAGCGGCACGAGGTGCTGCTGGCGTTCCTGCCGCCTGATGCAGCGCGCGCCGATGCCGAAGAGATCGTGAACGCGTTCATGCGACCGCCGAGGCTGTTCTCGGCGGAGTGGTTCTGCTCGTCGGGGGGGCTGGGCTACGCGGCTCCGCACAGCGCCGCGCAGTTCACGGAGCTCCACGAGCATCAGCAGCGGACGTACGGCGGGGTCGGGCCGACGGTACTCAACGGGACGCTCGGCATGCGCGATTTCCCCGACGCGCACTATCAGGGCAAGCCCGACGCCTGGCGCAACAACTACTACGACATCATGCAGGGCACGTTGAGCGAGTATCTCATGGGTGGGGATCCGCGGTGGTTCGACCGCGGCGAGGACCAATGCCTGCACTGCATGGACGTTGACACGTGTCACGGGCGGCCGGATCACCCGGAGTGGTTGGGGGTGCTGTACGCGCCGGGTGGCAAACACACGACCTCGTGGTGGTCGGCGATGCTGCGCGCGGAAGGGATGGATACGTACTACCGCCTGACCGGTGATCCGGATGCGCTGGAAGCGTTTCTCGGCGTGGCCGACTTCATCGTGCGCGAGAAGGCCGGGGTGGGCAGCGTGTCGGTGCGAGATCACGCGGGTTCGCTCATCGCCCTCGTGCGGGCGTACGACGAGACCGGGGACGCGAAGTACCTGGCGGCGGCGCGGCGGCTGGCGCACGACGCGTTGTCGCGGATTGATGCGCGGCGCGGGTGCTACTCCGAGGTACACGGCAATTACAACTATCGCGGCAACGTGCCATGGATGTGCGCGCAGTTGATGGAGCCGCTGTACCTCTACTACCGGCAGAGCGGGGATCTCGACGCAGCGAAGGCGGTGGTCGGGCTGGCGGAATCCATCATGGAGGACAACACCTCGCCGGAGGGGCCCGGGGATTACTGCGGCTACTCGCATAATCCGCACTTCAGCAAGCGCAGCAACTACAACGTGCTGATCGCGCCGGCGGTCGGCTACGCGTGGGAACTCACGGGCGACGACGCATTTGCGCAGAGCATGCGGGATGCGTACCGGCGGA